A window from Chaetodon trifascialis isolate fChaTrf1 chromosome 5, fChaTrf1.hap1, whole genome shotgun sequence encodes these proteins:
- the LOC139331715 gene encoding protocadherin gamma-A7-like produces MDVGKYVSRTLRWRLCYGLTSRSLLFLLFLSHTASGQIRYSVPEEMKKGSVIGNVALDLGIDLQRLRSGRARIVSGESIQYTELKTDKGTLVVNERIDREQLCGDVTPCSFSFDLILENPMELHPVKIMIQDQNDNPPQVLYPVQTGGSVVAEMVPRSADVGYLVTKVVAVDVDSGQNAWLSYKLQKATDRALFEVGLQNGEIRTIRQVTDKDAVKQRLTVIVEDNGQPSRSATVIVNVAVADSFPEVLSEFTDFPHDKEYNDKLTFYLVLALAVVSFLFITCLVVIISVKIYRWRQSRVLYHSSLPVIPYYPPRYSDTLGTGTLPHVYNYEVCRTTDSRKSDCKFGRAGSQNVLIMDPSSTGTMQRLQSEKSILDEPDSPLEVS; encoded by the exons ATGGATGTCGGAAAATATGTTTCCCGGACACTAAGATGGCGTTTGTGCTACGGTCTGACGTCGCGAAgccttctgtttcttctttttctcagtCATACTGCCAGTGGTCAAATTCGGTATTCAGTCccagaagaaatgaagaaaggaTCTGTTATTGGGAATGTCGCATTGGACCTTGGGATAGATTTGCAGAGGCTCCGTTCTGGTCGGGCCCGTATTGTGAGCGGAGAAAGCATCCAGTACACCgagctgaagacagacaaagGGACTTTGGTCGTGAATGAGAGAATAGACCGAGAGCAGCTTTGTGGAGACGTAACGCCTTGTAGTTTcagctttgatttgattttagaAAACCCGATGGAACTACACC cgGTGAAAATAATGATCCAGGACCAGAACGACAACCCCCCTCAAGTCCTGTACCCAGTCCagactggtggctctgtggtggctgaaatggtgcctcgttcagcagatgtgggctatctggtgaccaaagtggtggctgttgatgtggactctggacagaatgcctggctctcctataaactgcagaaagccacagacagggcgctgtttgaagtgggcttacagaatggagaaataagaacgatccgccaagtgactgataaagatgcagtcaaacaaagactgactgttatAGTGGAGGACAACGGGCAGCCCTCTCGTTCAGCTACAGTCATTGTTAACGTGGCGGTGGCGGACAGCTTCCCTGAAGTGCTGTCggagttcactgactttcctCACGACAAGGAGTACAATGACAAGCTGACTTTTTACTTGGtgctggctttggctgtggtttccttcctcttcatcacgtgtttggtggttattatatcagtgaaaatctacagatggagacagtctcGCGTCCTGTATCACTCCAGTCTGCCTGTCATTCCATATTATCCACCACGTTACTCAGACACTTTGGGGACAGGGACTCTCCCGCACGTGTACAATTACGAGGTGTGCAGGACGACTGACTCCAGAAAGAGTGACTGTAAGTTCGGCAGAGCTGGTAGTCAGAACGTGCTGATAATGGACCCCAGTTCAACAGGGAcgatgcagcggctgcagagtgagaaaagCATCCTGGATGAACCAGACTCTCCTTTAGAGGTTAGTTAA
- the LOC139331716 gene encoding protocadherin gamma-A7-like translates to MACGIAAYTPCVKWRFGCGQNWHLLFFLFYLNHLVTGHIRYSIPEEMKKGSLIGNVAQDLGLDVKRLRSGRARIVTGESIQYTELKTDKGILVVNERIDREQLCGDVTPCSFSFEVILENPMELHPVKIMIQDQNDNPPQVLYPVQTGGSVVAEMVPRSADVGYLVTKVVAVDVDSGQNAWLSYKLQKATDRALFEVGLQNGEIRTIRQVTDKDAVKQRLTVIVEDNGQPSRSATVIVNVAVADSFPEVLSEFTDFPHDKEYNDKLTFYLVLALAVVSFLFITCLVVIISVKIYRWRQSRVLYHSSLPVIPYFPPRYSDTLGTGTLPHVYNYEVCRTTDSRKSDCKFGRAGSQNVLIMDPSSTGTMQRLQSEKSILDEPDSPLEVS, encoded by the exons atgGCTTGTGGAATAGCAGCGTACACCCCGTGCGTGAAATGGCGCTTTGGCTGCGGACAGAACTGGCATctcctgttcttcctcttttatCTCAACCATTTGGTCACCGGACATATCCGATACTCAATcccagaggagatgaagaaaggCTCCCTCATCGGAAACGTAGCGCAGGATCTTGGTTTGGATGTGAAAAGGCTTCGCTCTGGTCGGGCCCGTATCGTGACCGGAGAGAGCATCCAGTACACCgagctgaagacagacaaagGGATTCTAGTCGTGAATGAGAGAATAGACCGAGAGCAGCTGTGCGGAGACGTGACGCCGTGCAGCTTCAGCTTTGAGGTGATTTTAGAAAATCCTATGGAGCTTCATC cagtCAAAATAATGATCCAGGATCAGAACGACAACCCTCCTCAGGTGCTGTACCCAGTCCagactggtggctctgtggtggctgaaatggtgcctcgttcagcagatgtgggctatctggtgaccaaagtggtggctgttgatgtggactctggacagaatgcctggctctcctataaactgcagaaagccacagacagggcgctgtttgaagtgggcttacagaatggagaaataagaacgatccgccaagtgactgataaagatgcagtcaaacaaagactgactgttatAGTGGAGGACAACGGGCAGCCCTCTCGTTCAGCTACAGTCATTGTTAACGTGGCGGTGGCGGACAGCTTCCCTGAAGTGCTGTCggagttcactgactttccaCACGACAAGGAGTACAATGACAAGCTGACTTTTTACTTGGtgctggctttggctgtggtttccttcctcttcatcacgtgtttggtggttattatatcagtgaaaatctacagatggagacagtctcGCGTCCTGTATCACTCCAGTCTGCCTGTGATTCCATATTTTCCACCACGTTACTCAGACACTTTGGGGACAGGGACTCTCCCACACGTGTACAATTACGAGGTGTGCAGGACGACTGACTCCAGAAAGAGTGACTGTAAGTTCGGCAGAGCTGGTAGTCAGAACGTGCTGATAATGGACCCCAGTTCAACAGGGACGATGCAGCGGCTTCAGAGTGAGAAGAGCATCCTGGATGAACCAGACTCTCCTTTAGAGGTTAGTTAA